Part of the Rhizoctonia solani chromosome 2, complete sequence genome is shown below.
TGTCTACAAGAAAAATCCTCTACAGACAACCATCATTACACCTGCAACCCCCCTGTGtaggcttgggccagcatgctaCCAATGGTACTGGTTTGTTTTGACTGCATCTACATCCCCCTGGGTGTGAATTTTCATTGCCAAGATGTGTGACTTCTGAGTCAAAGTATAGTGAGGGTGCAGATTTTTGGTAAAATTGGCACCCTGGGTGTGGGTTTTCCACCCCTTCTGAGTTGACAGTGTGGCTTATGCCACTTTGAGAAAGGCTTACAAACCTGGCATCTAATTCCAATGGTGAATTATTGAGCAGACACAGAGATTAATACACATTTTCACTGGTAGCCTGTACTATACATACATTCTGAGTATGCATCATGAATATTGCTGTAGACACAGGAAGATACCCCAGACTTAATGCAATTAGGCAAAAATGCCAGCAGCAGATCTCAACCCACAGTGCTCCACAAACTACTGGAGAAGAACACAGTGCACcttacactgagcagcaaaagtattgcaggtcaggagaggtcaaacgTTTATCTCTATTGCTGAGCATCCAATCAGTGAGTCCCATCCAAATtgtactgacacatgtggccattgtaacactatgttttagcacaaaatcttacatttccatcaagaactaagctcacaaccccacttttgctgtaatgcaacctgcaaaaccttTGCCAGTTGTATTGAGCATCTaaaaaatctgcacataactgattatgcagttcagtataagtaATGGTTTattgcacacacattctcagttatatgggccattgctggacagagtatcagcttgtttcacccattagggactgtgtaacagaactgtcttctcagggccagtaaaagaaactcaaaattgcagttacaCTAAACTCAgagcactgtgtgggctggaattGCTATAgggtatctcaggtgactgctggtacctagTGAGGCTGTCTCCAAGACCATCCCATACCTGGAACTGGCAATTTGagggattgcagtgggttaggctgtatgcactgaaaattgaaatgccactcataggctggaatccaagccaaaaaACATAGAGCTTCTAGGagtagtagacacaggtcaagggtatgctgagatcaattatctatggcagcagtgatgtgttcacaaagatagcatgcagtatacacaaagagtgcagccaatgggtggggtctcacattgaacatgttctaactctgtgattgtcaattgGAAGAGGTAGAAACTCATACAGTAGCAGGTGTCTCTAAGACACACCTTATGATGGAAAATTGGCTGTTTCCCTAATTGACAATtgcagagttagaacatgttcaatgtGAGACCCCCCATTGGCTGCACTCtttgtgtatactgcatgctatctttgtgaacacatcactgctgccatagataattgatctcagcatacccttgacctgtgtctactactCCTAGAAGCTCTATGTtttttggcttggattccagcctatgagtggcatttcaattttcagtgcatacagcctaacccactgcaatccctCAAATTGCCAGTTCCAGGTATGGATGGTCTTGGAGACAGCCTCActaggtaccagcagtcacctgagatacccTATAGCAATTCCAGCCCACAGTGCTCTGAGTTTAGtgtaactgcaattttgagtttcttttactggccctgagaagacagttctgttacacagtccctaatgggtgaaacaagctgatactctgtccagcaatggcccatataactgagaatgtgtgtgcaatAAACCATtacttatactgaactgcataatcagttatgtgcagattttttAGATGCTCAATACAACTGGCAaaggttttgcaggttgcattacagcaaaagtggggttgtgagcttagttcttgatggaaatgtaagattttgtgctaaaacatagtgttacaatggccacatgtgtcagtacaATTTGGATGGGACTCACTGATTGGATGCTCAGCAATAGAGATAAAcgtttgacctctcctgacctgcaatacttttgctgctcagtgtaccTTATCTGAATTCATTGTTCACCAAAAGAGTCTAACTTCCCCCTCTTAGGAAGAATTTTCCAAACTTGGTACAGAGCTGCAACAATACTACAGGTGGGGACAAGCCTACTGGCATGTCATTGCTCCTAGATGCAGAGATATAGAGGGAGCAAAGCAACATGGGGGGCTCTGGAGATGAGGAATACAACAATGCACACATAGCTTTGATGTAATTTGATATACAATACTATTTGAATCTACCCAAACCAATACACAAACATCTgtctagctggaattgattGCTTAACATATATGCCCAATGAACACCCATATGCATGTTGATTTTAGTTATTGATTTTGATTTTGGCAAGGCTTTTTAACAATTCTAATGCCAGACATGTACTGCCAGCTGTCCCCATTTTGTCAGGATGTtcctgtcctggacacagtcacatgaccagtacaagtggttgcatgctggccctgacccaaatttggggggtagcaggtgtaatcatgggttgtcagcagaggactaatagggctctatggcttagtggtcaatctggttcaattctggctagttctattttcctctgtttatgacagttcCCCAATTGCAAGGTGTGGCTGCCTTGGTAATCAAGACATTGActtgtcacaaccaagaatgaaatgattgctgtgagatatttgagacaattcacacagatgagagagtgggagattgacaaggtgaattgttcttggggtttccaagccaattcacagtcttcttttagaACAAAGTGAAAAAGGGGTagatacaaggagaagggatggtgtccaggctgcacaacttggaagcaagatagagcatattgtcataacccatatctggaggggttattaccatatatatccactgtcaaagatatatatggtatatatgatgcacagtgatatattaataatataagttgctgggggatgttgcactccccctgcccccctagccacaggccaatgttaagggaggtctgaataatatattattatagaagagattatgtcatccccccccccacctcaaatctgtagtagtttagtatagtatttgataaaggactggagggggggaggtcatgtgaccctggtggactgtcagtctctaagtcatgagcccttagagtaatgacagttctgactgcatatatgtgagtatatgcggccttctaaagactgtggaatatcctattagtaggtggcttggtcaggagacatgccagccaaggcatgggtcatgacacatatggctcagaagctctacacattgaaGCAGGCTGGTGCACAGcaggataagcaagatagaagcacttagagcaGAATAAGTctggactaagtgcaagaagggaacagggaagagggaagaacataaacagggaagataggctatgcaaacagatgagatggatacagatgagtcccccagacaaatacactgggggggaggaaggaagtgacagtcaacacatagtcatgtcaggaggtaaagctcatgacattgcccccacTCAAAAGCCCTTAGGCAGTGACAAAGGGCTGCTTACATTCATTCAGAACAATCAATGGCAAGTAACTCCTCATTCTCCCTGCCTTCAAATGTTTCCACATTCCTTCTTATCTCCTCATTGCCCCATCCTAGGTAGCTCTGAGGCTCCCATTGTGTTTCTCTCACTGGAGATGAGTATCCTGGGGTCCAGCAAGGGTGCTGGTGCATGTGCCTCTGTTGGCCTGGGAGTGTCTGGGCATGCTGGAGGGGTCACTGGCATTGCTGGCCTGCTTGTGTAGGCCAGTGGGTCTGCTGGGTAGAGCAGAATGAGGTTCTGCATTGCCTGAGTTAGCTCCCTTGCAGATGGAGGTGTGGAGACTGTAGGGGGTGGGGTAGCAAACCCATGGCAATGCCATTGTGCCAGATCCCTGAAAGCGCCTGGATGGGAGGCAATGAAGTGCCACCAGCAGTATACTTGCTTCCCATACAGTGTGTTTGGTCCTTCTTCTCCCCTGGGGTCAAGCCAATAGCGGAATCCCCACTTGGGGTGCTTGTACATGTTGCGCTTGAAGAACCTGACTTTGTTGCAACTGCTGGTGCTCATCAGAGTGCAAATTATGTTGGCAgatgtcacaactcagcttggacctatggtacaaggggcttaaagtctgtggccctatcaccaatggactatgagactaGATAGAGGGGCAGCTAGGGCCCAGGGGATATGAggtatgggtagagggcaacaagggcctggATATGGTTCTTTAAGTAAGGTGCACTAGTGGTCAActaagggcctgggcaagggTTAAGGTGAgagtgaggatgaattgacaaagaggtcaagtcttgctgtctTAGcaacaacttgacctggttaaTATACAggaggaaagccacatcaaaaacaacagtactgaatagtgagtcatttacaatttcacatcatatcaaatatgttaCGTGATcctgatgagtcataaatatataccaaaaaaggaaattgtcttggaaaaaaggtagaaaatagtagaaaattatgtcatgccaatgaaggtcatgacagcaGAGCTGTCTAGGTGTGCTCTCATCTTCTCTGGGTTGTTCATGATGTAGCAATCAATGTAGAGGCAGGGGTTGTAGGCCAAGGCATTGATGGAGCTGAAAGTGGGCATGCTGGGATAGTGGGGAGCGCAAGAAGAGCTTAGCAGGGCAAATTTTGGCAGTGAGAGCTTGAAAAGTGACAAAGCAGGCAGTTTTTGACTTGCTGAGTTGTTTGACCATCTTGCCTCTTTTAACTTTGCACGCATTTGCAGGGATGGGTCATTGGCGGCTGGGGCATCCAGATAATTAGCAAAGAAGTTgcgcaatttgtccttgcaaCACTGTAGATCCttggctggttcccatgtgtcctCATGGGGcgcatatcccttccatctgACCCTGTACTTCCAGATTCCGTCTTCTGCTGCCCAATCTACAAATTTATCTacttcatactcttcttctccttcttgttatagagtagggttttagggactatgtaattaagtacaaaatataataaagtgattaatagatcagttatctatggatataaaaggcaatagactagctatattaggttagtaatcagggtgatccctacacttaacaagtaatcaagcgattactgcagatgcaggtggttggttatgcttatacctatagtatgaaagttagtattgagtcttagttacctactacaatttatctggatttgttagtaatttatttgactgagatcgcactcagttaaggtgtatatgccgctctcaaggccttaaactctcccaactgacttactcaagaggttcagggtcgccctagagcctttcctagctacccagtatctgttgggaccttgctagaggctatatgcgccgagataccttacaggttaagttcagtgagcttaagaggctaagaaagcgaaataagacactctaaactaagttaagaagatctaatagatcttcaagttcacacaaggggtaagaatgggatgaaaagaaggttgtattcaaagggtctccctcagggggtttatataccccagagggagaacaaataactatatacatgatgtacaaaagaggaagttacatgagaggtacagtctgagctatttgatacataaagaccaattagtcccaataagtcctagtgggatagactcaaggctatttacagaatgttctagagcatacatgactaaattacattagtgtgaatgctaaaaataaccttgaggcaaggtaggatctcatagaaaaagctagaaacttaaatggttagtatctccatcaatttagctcagaatcagacgattcctttttaggaactgagatgccagagcctccgacctattggtatttgtccgcatagtaatatgcctatttcccgccgagatatcggcgtcggcgcgccccgccgacctttggcgcttatttgcaatgactaagcgccggcgcttgcatgcttacttgcacttgttctatggtctacaagtaccgttcctacatataaatgtatgatacaaaaaatgctataaatcatagaaataatagtatgactacttcgcataatcagacgtgtatatatgcaagcgccatgaggaaataaagtataaaaggtcttgtagcgccgccagtttccaaatatagtaatattcatgcccatatttggatagagtaagtatgattactccagttcgcactattcactattggcaattaggggcgcatatgtctaaattagtcattccataacatatcccccccagTTTGGACATATGTGCTTGTGTGAAGTAGCTGGGTCACCATTCTGATTCTTAGGATGGGTCTTGGTTCTCTCTTATAGCAGTTCCAGGAGACTAGCTGTCTGTCTTGCATAGTGGGAGCAGCCAGGAAAGACTTGTATTTCCCATGTCCTTATGTGGTCCTGTGTTGATGTTCATGCATAGAGCCTCATAATGCTTTACTAAGTAATGCTAGCATCATGAGTTTGGAAGGTGTGGAAAGTTGCACAGCAACTATGGATGCATGCAACAAAAATGCAAAACCTTGCAGAGTTTGAAAAGTAAGGTATGGGCCTTGCAGATTATTAAAAGGAGTATAGGTAAATTAAATGCTAGTAGAGTATTGGGGAGAGGCATATTCAAGTATGTTACCAAGATAGAGTAGCCAGGCCAGGTTTATTACACCAGTGTGGACACATCAAAAGTGTCAAGGAACTTAGAGTGGATTATCTTTAATGGTTCCGTTGAGTGATTTTGATCTTAATGTTAAATCTGGTGCACTCTTGAGTTGTTTCTTTGGTTTGCTACTTAAGTTGCGTCCCAGCCATTGAATAGGGTGCTGGTAGGTGCATTTATCTCCTAGTTTCATGTATTCTTGTTCCCTTAACCTTTCCGCTAAGCTCTTAGACCATTGATAGATCACTAGGTCTTGCTGAGATCTACTAGAATGCCTACTGAGTTTGTACAAAGGCGTTTTAATGATATCTGAACATGGAGCAACTATTAATTCCATAATGGTACGTTGTCCTAACGGATACCTCAGCTTGTCTGGGGGTTGTCGTGTCTTCTGTGGATGTAACTGGTTACGCATGTAAGCTGTTCCGTGTGAATCCAGGTTTACTGGGCTGATATCCTGCGCCAACGCATCCGTATATTCCTTCCAGACAACAGGCAGGGGTTGATGTATACGCTCTGAGGGAGTTTCCAGTTTCTCCAATTTTGAATGACCGCATTTTTTGTGTGAAAGCCATTGTACTGCTTCATTTGGTTGTCTGAATGTGTTGGTACCAGCTAGAGCATTGTAATTTGTATGGATTTCTTTCCTGATGATCCCAGATGGCTTCATAAACATTTCCGCCCTTGCTCCGGCTGCTGGGTTTTGTCCCCATGTATACTCATGTGTTTGTCTCATGGTATTATCTACAAGGACTTGGGTATCTCCCATGCAGCTAAGTTTGTTCTGAGTGCAATTAGTTGACAATGCGTTTAGATTGGCTTGACTGGTCAAATACTGAGCTGTTGGTCCTTGCGTACACCATGAATAACTATGTTGCTTTTTCTCTATGTGTTTGAAAGCTCTCGCCGATTGATGGTAGCTGTCTATAGTAGCTGGACTAGCTTTGGTGCAATCAATTGGCTGCTTAATTGCTTCAATCTGTGTAGCTAAATGCGATTTTATGGTCCAAGCAGGGGCAATGTGCTTTGCAGCGGTATATTCTACTATTTTCCGAGTGTTTTCTGACCAATGTCTGTAGTCTTGGGCTTTGTTAGCTAGTACCTTCTTGTGATTCTCTGATTGATGCATAAGACTTTGCTTTCTCAATCCGATTTTTTCTGTGTCGAATTCTCTATCCCTTGTATCCCCCCCAGGCACGTTGTCCCTTTGCTTGGACGTGGAAAGGACTGAATTCAGAAGAAAGTGCTGATTCCCCTCGAACCACCTAAACCTTTGAAAACTTGCTGGGCAATATTTCCCTGTCCTATACGCTGTTTGTCTTGGCTTGTTTGTGTGCGTACTAGCAGGCAATGTTTGCAATGTTAATAGTTCATTCAATTGCTCATTCAGTTTAGCTAATTTTATTGTTAATTGCTCCTGGCTGGACTTCCAGTCCAAACTCTGTTGACTACTAACGTCTTCTTTGATTGACTTTCTAGCTGGTATTGGCTTGGGAGTGCATGGGCGCACTAATGCTGTGAAGGATCAAAGGGTTTGGTAGGAGTCTTGAGTAGAGGCTTTTTTGTTGATTTCAGACTCGTTGT
Proteins encoded:
- a CDS encoding Retrotransposable element Tf2 protein, coding for MRQTHEYTWGQNPAAGARAEMFMKPSGIIRKEIHTNYNALAGTNTFRQPNEAVQWLSHKKCGHSKLEKLETPSERIHQPLPVVWKEYTDALAQDISPVNLDSHGTAYMRNQLHPQKTRQPPDKLRYPLGQRTIMELIVAPCSDIIKTPLYKLKGEEEYEVDKFVDWAAEDGIWKYRVRWKGYAPHEDTWEPAKDLQCCKDKLRNFFANYLDAPAANDPSLQMRAKLKEARWSNNSASQKLPALSLFKLSLPKFALLSSSCAPHYPSMPTFSSINALAYNPCLYIDCYIMNNPEKMRAHLDSSAVMTFIGMT